The Bacteroidales bacterium genome has a window encoding:
- a CDS encoding response regulator, whose protein sequence is MSHEATILIIDDERQIRKLLEITLNSANYHVLEAINGKEGITTAAMHPPDLILLDLGLPDDDGQNILVRLREWYVSPIIILSVRDSEEEIIRALDNGANDYLVKPFRTGELLARIRNALRLVKDAGGDTVIKTHDLAIDLVSRTVVKNETPVKLTLTEYSLLTLLARNHNKVLTHQFILKEIWGPGYIEQSQYLRVFIAQVRKKIEDDPNHPEIIITESGIGYRFIAE, encoded by the coding sequence ATGAGCCATGAAGCCACCATATTGATCATTGATGATGAAAGGCAGATCAGGAAACTGCTCGAGATAACCCTTAATTCGGCGAATTACCATGTACTGGAAGCCATTAACGGCAAAGAAGGTATAACGACAGCAGCGATGCATCCGCCGGACTTGATCCTGCTCGACCTGGGATTGCCGGATGATGATGGGCAAAATATCCTGGTCAGGTTAAGGGAATGGTATGTTTCACCCATCATCATTTTATCAGTAAGGGATTCGGAAGAGGAGATCATCCGGGCATTGGATAACGGAGCAAATGATTACCTTGTAAAGCCTTTCCGGACAGGGGAACTTCTTGCCAGGATTCGTAATGCCCTGAGATTGGTCAAAGATGCCGGGGGAGATACGGTAATCAAAACGCATGACCTGGCTATTGATCTTGTCAGCAGGACGGTTGTGAAAAATGAGACGCCCGTCAAACTTACGCTTACAGAATACTCTTTGCTGACCCTTTTAGCCAGAAATCATAATAAAGTCCTCACCCATCAATTTATCCTGAAAGAAATCTGGGGCCCGGGCTATATCGAGCAATCACAATACCTTCGGGTTTTCATCGCCCAGGTCAGGAAAAAAATTGAAGATGATCCAAACCATCCGGAAATTATCATCACCGAATCCGGGATAGGTTACCGGTTCATTGCGGAATAA
- a CDS encoding WG repeat-containing protein: MKKKMTFSIILTLLLGYAAFAQTYVVMVRPAGVKEWGYANLKGDLIIEAKYKKCIGFSNDGLAAIYDAKLKQFLFINLKGETLETEITGFKLIEVFGFGMKGFNNGFAPVKQNEKWGYLNTTGKLAIPAKYDKVTPFNSGYAAAQRDGKFFVLDKNGVESPVELPNLADLNDFSEQLASFKTAGDLVGFVDGGGKVAIQAQFQSAGDFHGGMAWAKNNAEKIGYINPKGDWILEPQYEAGKNFNPESGLARVKTGDKWAYVNKAGEIIYMNDSEIFDDFSDGLARGRKNDKFGFFNNKGEWAIPPQFDGARDFKNGYASVQSGEKWGIIDKTGKWVVEPKFEEIKDVELIR; encoded by the coding sequence ATGAAAAAGAAAATGACTTTTAGCATTATTTTGACCTTATTGTTAGGATATGCTGCTTTTGCACAAACCTATGTGGTCATGGTCAGGCCCGCGGGTGTCAAGGAATGGGGTTATGCCAATCTTAAGGGCGACCTTATCATTGAAGCTAAATACAAGAAGTGTATTGGGTTTTCTAATGATGGCCTTGCTGCCATATACGATGCGAAACTGAAGCAGTTTTTATTCATCAATTTAAAAGGAGAAACCTTAGAAACAGAAATTACAGGTTTTAAACTGATAGAAGTATTTGGATTTGGAATGAAGGGTTTTAATAATGGTTTTGCCCCGGTAAAACAGAATGAAAAGTGGGGATATCTGAATACTACCGGCAAATTAGCTATTCCAGCCAAATATGACAAGGTGACACCATTTAATAGTGGCTATGCTGCTGCTCAAAGGGACGGAAAATTCTTTGTGCTTGATAAAAATGGTGTTGAATCTCCCGTGGAGTTGCCAAACCTGGCAGATTTGAATGATTTCTCAGAACAACTGGCATCTTTTAAAACAGCAGGTGATTTGGTAGGATTTGTTGATGGTGGCGGGAAAGTTGCTATTCAGGCCCAATTTCAGAGTGCAGGGGATTTTCACGGAGGTATGGCGTGGGCAAAAAATAATGCGGAAAAAATAGGGTATATAAATCCAAAAGGGGATTGGATCCTTGAGCCACAGTATGAAGCAGGAAAAAACTTCAATCCGGAAAGCGGCCTGGCCCGCGTTAAAACGGGAGATAAATGGGCTTATGTAAATAAAGCAGGCGAGATCATCTATATGAATGATTCGGAAATTTTTGATGACTTTTCCGATGGGTTGGCAAGAGGAAGAAAAAATGATAAATTTGGTTTCTTCAACAATAAAGGAGAATGGGCCATTCCGCCACAATTTGATGGTGCGCGGGATTTTAAAAATGGTTATGCGTCAGTACAGTCAGGTGAAAAATGGGGAATCATAGATAAAACCGGAAAGTGGGTCGTTGAACCGAAATTTGAAGAAATCAAAGACGTGGAACTTATACGTTGA
- the ychF gene encoding redox-regulated ATPase YchF: MPLKCGIVGLSLVGKTTIFNCFSNARAQSGGAAKANIGTIHVPDQRLYEIDKFIKSVKIVPATVEIVDIPGLTKGGSQGEGVGNKFLADIQQTDAIIHVLRCFDDDTVPHIEGSVNPVRDREIVDLELQIRDLDMVDRKINRVEKMAKSGEREPKHILDILHKVKSHLENFQNVRTFVMSEEDKKHINDMYLLTAKPVLYVCNVDDASAASGNEYVTAFKQSIAHENAEILIVAGKLEAEIAELDDPEDRKAFLADAGLMEPGVNRLVQTAYHLLNLQSFFTAGPKEVRAWTIHKGETAQQAAGTIHSDLERGFIRAEVMKYTDFIHYGSEHALKEAGKFHIEGKHYIVEDGDIMHVRFNV; this comes from the coding sequence ATGCCTCTAAAATGCGGTATTGTCGGGCTTTCGCTCGTAGGTAAAACCACCATTTTCAATTGTTTTTCCAATGCCAGGGCCCAATCGGGCGGAGCGGCCAAAGCCAATATCGGCACCATCCATGTTCCCGATCAAAGGCTTTACGAGATCGATAAGTTCATTAAAAGCGTCAAAATTGTTCCCGCGACAGTGGAAATCGTTGATATTCCCGGCCTGACGAAAGGTGGCAGCCAGGGCGAGGGAGTCGGGAATAAGTTTCTGGCCGATATCCAGCAAACCGATGCTATCATCCATGTTTTGCGCTGCTTTGATGATGATACTGTACCCCATATCGAGGGATCGGTCAATCCTGTGCGTGACCGTGAGATCGTAGACCTGGAATTGCAGATCCGTGATCTCGATATGGTTGACCGGAAGATCAACCGGGTTGAAAAAATGGCCAAATCGGGTGAGCGGGAGCCAAAGCATATCCTGGATATACTGCATAAAGTGAAGAGCCACCTGGAAAATTTTCAGAATGTCCGCACTTTCGTCATGTCAGAAGAAGATAAAAAACATATCAACGATATGTATTTACTTACAGCCAAGCCGGTTTTGTATGTATGTAATGTAGATGATGCCTCGGCAGCCAGCGGTAATGAATACGTGACTGCTTTTAAGCAGTCCATTGCTCACGAAAATGCCGAGATCCTCATCGTGGCGGGCAAACTGGAAGCTGAAATCGCTGAACTCGACGATCCGGAAGACCGTAAAGCTTTCCTTGCAGATGCAGGCCTCATGGAGCCCGGGGTGAACCGCCTGGTGCAAACCGCTTACCATCTGCTCAACCTGCAATCATTCTTCACCGCCGGCCCTAAAGAGGTCAGGGCCTGGACCATCCACAAAGGTGAAACGGCACAGCAGGCTGCCGGCACCATCCACAGCGATTTAGAAAGAGGCTTTATCCGGGCAGAAGTGATGAAATACACCGATTTTATCCACTACGGCTCGGAACATGCCCTGAAAGAAGCCGGGAAATTTCATATCGAAGGCAAACACTACATCGTAGAGGATGGAGACATTATGCACGTCAGATTCAACGTATAA
- the rpsA gene encoding 30S ribosomal protein S1: MGKKQDKYSEDERVRLENIYDKTLSSIAEHEVIEGTVVGKNNREIVVNIGFKSDGVIPVSEVRYLTDIKNGDKIDVYVESQEDMGGQLVLSHKKARILKSWERVNNAFENDEIITGYVKCRTKGGLIVDVFGIEAFLPGSQIDVKPIRDYDIFVDKTMEFKVVKINQEYKNVVVSHKALIEAELELQKSEIMARLEKGQVLEGTVKNITSYGVFIDLGGVDGLIHITDLSWGRINHPEEIVELDQKIKVVILDFDDEKKRIALGLKQLMPHPWESLDENIKIGDKVKGKVVVMADYGAFIEIAAGVEGLIHVSEMSWSQHLRTAHDFLKVGDEVDAIILTLDREERKMSLGMKQLVPDPWENIVQKYPINSKHTATVRNFTNFGIFVELEEGVDGLIHISDLSWSKKIKHPAEFTKIGEQIEVVVLDVDTENRRLSLGHKQLEENPWDVFESVFTLGSVHQGTVVSSNDKGFIVSLPYGVEGFVPTRHASKADNTTAKIDEALDFKVIEFSKENKKIILSHARVHQDEARADRDKEEGKARKDQRSTKQAVKKVQDNVEKTTLGDLEALVTLKTDMEKQEKQDKKDKLDKLDKKDKQEKLEKQDKLEEQEKLEKVEKPEKVEKPEKVEKKDKVKAKAKAEAEPKSEAEPEPEPKSKAEAESEQQDEI, from the coding sequence ATTGGCAAGAAACAGGATAAATATTCGGAAGATGAGCGGGTACGGCTGGAGAATATTTACGACAAAACCCTTAGCTCCATTGCAGAGCATGAAGTAATCGAAGGAACTGTCGTGGGCAAAAACAACCGTGAAATCGTTGTAAATATCGGTTTCAAATCCGATGGCGTGATCCCGGTGTCCGAAGTCAGGTACCTGACAGACATTAAAAATGGCGATAAGATCGATGTCTACGTGGAAAGCCAGGAAGATATGGGCGGACAGCTTGTTTTATCCCATAAGAAAGCCCGCATCCTGAAATCATGGGAGCGTGTCAATAATGCTTTTGAAAATGATGAGATCATTACCGGATATGTGAAATGCCGCACAAAAGGTGGTCTGATAGTCGATGTTTTTGGTATCGAGGCTTTCCTCCCCGGATCGCAGATCGATGTGAAACCAATCCGTGACTATGATATTTTCGTTGATAAGACCATGGAATTCAAGGTGGTGAAAATCAACCAGGAATATAAAAACGTTGTAGTTTCCCATAAAGCTCTTATCGAGGCCGAACTGGAGCTGCAGAAATCCGAGATCATGGCCAGGCTGGAAAAAGGCCAGGTTCTTGAAGGAACAGTCAAAAATATCACCTCTTACGGTGTGTTTATTGATCTGGGCGGCGTGGACGGACTCATCCACATCACTGACCTCTCCTGGGGCAGGATCAACCACCCGGAAGAAATAGTAGAACTTGACCAGAAGATCAAGGTTGTTATTCTTGATTTCGATGATGAGAAGAAACGTATAGCCCTTGGCTTGAAGCAGCTTATGCCGCATCCATGGGAATCACTGGATGAGAATATCAAGATTGGCGATAAAGTTAAAGGAAAAGTTGTGGTCATGGCTGATTATGGCGCATTTATCGAGATAGCGGCCGGCGTTGAAGGTCTGATCCATGTATCGGAAATGTCATGGTCACAGCATCTGCGGACAGCTCATGACTTCCTCAAAGTCGGCGACGAAGTGGATGCCATCATCCTGACCCTCGACCGTGAAGAGCGCAAGATGTCGCTCGGAATGAAGCAGCTTGTCCCGGACCCGTGGGAAAACATAGTCCAGAAATACCCCATCAACTCCAAGCACACTGCAACCGTCCGCAACTTCACCAACTTTGGTATTTTTGTCGAACTGGAAGAAGGCGTCGATGGCCTGATCCATATTTCCGACCTTTCCTGGTCGAAAAAGATCAAGCACCCGGCTGAATTCACCAAGATCGGTGAGCAGATCGAAGTTGTTGTACTCGATGTAGATACCGAAAATCGCCGGTTGAGCCTTGGGCACAAGCAGCTTGAAGAAAATCCGTGGGATGTGTTTGAATCGGTGTTTACTTTAGGCTCTGTTCACCAGGGTACCGTGGTAAGCTCGAACGATAAAGGTTTCATCGTCTCCCTGCCTTATGGCGTGGAAGGCTTTGTCCCGACACGTCATGCATCAAAAGCTGACAATACTACAGCCAAAATTGATGAGGCACTCGATTTCAAGGTTATCGAATTTTCGAAAGAAAACAAGAAGATTATCCTTTCCCATGCCCGCGTCCACCAGGATGAGGCCAGGGCTGACCGCGACAAAGAAGAAGGCAAGGCCAGGAAAGACCAGCGTTCTACCAAGCAAGCTGTCAAAAAAGTCCAGGATAATGTCGAAAAGACCACTCTTGGTGATCTCGAAGCACTTGTTACCCTGAAAACTGATATGGAAAAGCAGGAGAAACAGGATAAAAAGGATAAGCTCGATAAGCTGGATAAGAAGGACAAGCAGGAGAAACTTGAGAAGCAGGATAAGCTTGAGGAGCAGGAAAAACTAGAGAAGGTGGAGAAACCTGAGAAGGTAGAGAAACCTGAGAAGGTGGAGAAAAAAGATAAGGTTAAAGCTAAGGCGAAAGCAGAAGCTGAACCAAAATCTGAAGCTGAACCCGAACCCGAACCAAAATCCAAGGCTGAGGCGGAATCCGAACAGCAAGACGAAATCTAA
- a CDS encoding FAD-binding protein, producing MSPNPTTDQFDQLRTSLDGDLFTDLTFRLLHATDASAYREVPLAVARPKNQEDIRKLVLFAAEHKTSLIPRTAGTSLAGQVVGNGIIVDVSKYLNKILEINKEEHWVRVEPGVVLDELNQAVAPFGLFFGPETSTANRCMIGGMVGNNACGAHSLIYGSTRDHTITLKTILSDGSDAEFLPLSSKAFVRKCKGDSLESAIYRNIRELLSDPLNQAEIRKEYPDPVIKRRNTGYAIDLLLDREPFTANGKPFNFSTLLAGSEGTLAFTTEIKLNLVPLPPKEKILFCVHFNTLEDALQGNLVALKHKPGAVELMDRFILDCTKDNIDQRKNRFFIQGNPGAILIIEFARESKDELLEITTKLEQDLRQNNLGYHYPLVTGPDIPKVWALRKAGLGVLSNTPGDAKPVSVIEDTAVNPEKLPQYIAEFKVILAKYQLECVYHAHIATGELHLRPLLNLKDPADVEKFRGIATDIAHLVKKFKGSLSGEHGDGRLRGEFIHLMVGEKNYDILKKIKQVWDPEHIFNPGKITGTPPMDTSLRYEPGKLAKEVATIFDFSNEGGILRAAEKCNGSGDCRKSQLIGGTMCPSYMASRDENTTTRARANILREFLTNSDKKNPFSHREIYDVMDLCLSCKGCKSECPSNVDIAKYKAEFLQHFYDEHGVPLRALAIANITRLNRLGSMVPWVYNFMVSQPAIAGLMKKILGMAPQRSLPLLSATTFSQWFRNHPQSLPANLKTREVYLFVDEFTDFNDAHVGIAAVKLLNALGYKILIKEHLESGRTYLSKGLVREAKKIAIHNTLTFKDSIKEETPLIGIEPSAILSFRDEYPDLAGDDLKEATIALSKNCFLFEEFFMKEIKAGHIRKEQFTSGNLKIKLHGHCHQKALSTTGPTKEMLSLPENYTVEEIPSGCCGMAGSFGYEKEHYDLSMKVGELVLFPSVRQSEPSVVIAAPGTSCRHQIKDGTGREAMHPVEVMMRALRKVDS from the coding sequence ATGAGCCCGAATCCCACAACTGATCAATTCGACCAACTACGGACATCCCTGGATGGTGACCTCTTCACAGACCTTACTTTCAGGCTATTGCATGCCACAGATGCATCGGCATACCGGGAGGTCCCTCTTGCGGTTGCCCGTCCGAAAAACCAGGAAGATATCAGGAAGTTGGTTCTTTTTGCCGCGGAACACAAGACTTCACTGATTCCGCGTACCGCCGGAACATCTTTGGCCGGGCAGGTTGTCGGCAACGGGATTATCGTGGATGTTTCGAAGTACCTGAATAAGATACTGGAGATCAATAAGGAAGAACATTGGGTAAGGGTTGAACCGGGTGTCGTGCTGGATGAATTGAACCAGGCTGTCGCACCTTTTGGTTTATTTTTCGGACCTGAAACCTCTACCGCAAACCGTTGCATGATCGGCGGAATGGTGGGCAACAATGCCTGCGGGGCGCATTCGCTGATCTATGGCAGCACGCGCGATCATACCATCACCCTTAAAACCATCCTGAGCGACGGATCGGATGCGGAATTTCTTCCTTTATCCTCCAAAGCATTTGTAAGGAAATGTAAAGGTGATTCACTCGAATCTGCAATCTATCGCAATATCAGGGAGTTATTATCTGATCCTTTAAATCAGGCAGAAATCCGGAAGGAATATCCTGACCCGGTGATCAAACGGCGGAATACCGGATATGCTATAGATTTATTGCTGGATCGCGAGCCATTTACCGCTAATGGCAAGCCTTTCAACTTTTCGACACTTTTAGCCGGCTCAGAAGGAACGCTTGCTTTTACCACTGAAATCAAGCTAAACCTCGTCCCTCTTCCTCCTAAGGAGAAAATTCTGTTTTGTGTTCATTTTAATACCCTGGAAGATGCGCTGCAAGGGAACCTGGTTGCGCTAAAACACAAGCCCGGAGCCGTCGAACTGATGGACAGGTTCATCCTCGATTGTACCAAAGACAACATCGATCAGCGCAAAAACCGGTTCTTCATCCAGGGCAATCCAGGGGCTATACTGATCATCGAATTTGCCCGGGAGTCAAAAGATGAGTTGCTTGAGATCACTACTAAACTTGAGCAGGATTTAAGGCAAAACAACCTTGGCTACCACTACCCTCTGGTTACCGGACCTGATATCCCAAAAGTATGGGCTTTGCGTAAAGCCGGCCTGGGCGTTCTTTCCAATACCCCTGGCGATGCCAAGCCCGTTTCTGTCATTGAAGATACTGCAGTTAACCCGGAAAAACTGCCTCAATATATCGCCGAGTTTAAGGTTATCCTCGCAAAATATCAGCTTGAATGCGTTTATCATGCGCACATCGCCACGGGCGAGCTTCATCTGAGACCTTTATTGAACCTGAAAGATCCGGCAGATGTAGAGAAATTCCGCGGCATTGCAACGGATATCGCCCACCTGGTTAAGAAATTCAAAGGTTCCCTAAGCGGAGAGCACGGCGACGGGCGGCTCCGCGGGGAATTCATCCACTTGATGGTGGGTGAGAAGAATTACGACATTCTTAAAAAGATCAAACAGGTGTGGGATCCGGAGCATATTTTCAATCCCGGCAAGATCACCGGCACCCCGCCGATGGATACCAGCCTTCGCTATGAGCCGGGCAAACTGGCGAAGGAAGTTGCGACAATATTCGATTTTTCCAATGAAGGCGGGATTCTCCGGGCAGCCGAAAAGTGCAATGGCTCGGGGGATTGCCGCAAATCGCAACTGATTGGCGGTACGATGTGCCCGAGCTATATGGCCAGCCGCGATGAAAATACGACTACCCGTGCCAGGGCTAATATTTTGCGCGAATTCCTGACCAATTCCGATAAGAAAAATCCCTTCAGCCACCGTGAGATCTATGATGTGATGGATCTTTGCCTGTCGTGCAAAGGATGTAAATCTGAATGCCCGTCGAACGTCGACATAGCCAAATATAAAGCCGAATTCCTGCAGCATTTTTATGATGAGCACGGCGTTCCGCTCAGGGCGCTTGCCATAGCCAATATTACAAGGCTAAACCGGCTGGGTAGCATGGTTCCCTGGGTTTACAATTTTATGGTAAGTCAGCCGGCGATTGCCGGGTTAATGAAGAAAATACTCGGCATGGCACCTCAAAGAAGCCTGCCTCTGTTATCTGCAACAACATTCAGCCAGTGGTTCCGGAATCATCCGCAATCCTTGCCGGCAAATTTAAAAACCCGGGAGGTTTATCTCTTTGTTGATGAATTCACCGATTTCAACGATGCCCACGTAGGTATAGCAGCCGTGAAATTATTGAACGCACTTGGATACAAGATTTTAATAAAGGAACATCTTGAAAGCGGTCGGACATATCTCTCAAAAGGATTAGTCAGGGAAGCGAAAAAAATCGCTATTCATAACACTCTGACTTTCAAAGATTCTATTAAAGAAGAAACTCCATTGATCGGGATTGAACCATCTGCTATCCTCTCATTCCGTGATGAATACCCGGATTTAGCCGGCGATGATCTGAAAGAAGCCACTATAGCGCTTTCCAAAAACTGCTTCCTTTTTGAAGAATTTTTCATGAAGGAAATCAAGGCTGGGCACATCAGGAAAGAGCAATTCACCTCCGGTAATCTCAAAATAAAGCTTCACGGCCATTGTCACCAGAAAGCCTTATCAACCACGGGACCGACCAAAGAGATGCTTTCCCTGCCGGAAAACTATACCGTTGAAGAGATACCCTCAGGGTGTTGCGGCATGGCCGGTTCATTCGGCTATGAAAAAGAGCATTATGATCTCTCGATGAAAGTCGGCGAATTGGTTCTGTTCCCGTCGGTGAGGCAATCAGAACCGTCTGTAGTCATTGCCGCACCCGGAACCAGTTGCCGGCACCAGATCAAGGATGGGACAGGGCGAGAGGCGATGCATCCGGTGGAGGTGATGATGAGAGCATTGAGGAAAGTTGACAGTTGA
- a CDS encoding ribonuclease Z: MNFTVTILGSGAAIPTFDRNPTAHLVEVRNRLMLLDCAEGTQMQLRKSGYRFQKVSHIFISHLHGDHYFGLIGLLNTLHLLGRSQPLHLYGIQPLIQLINLQLELSRTTLAYPLVFHPFETENPSIILDDGEIAVSTIPLNHRVPTCGFLIREKAEKRKILKDFLRNVKVPFEFFEKIKDGEDYTDSEGKVYPNHLITNDPPLARSYAYCTDTAYHEPVIPLIKNCDLLYHEATFMEDKAKDAHAKFHSTAREAATIALKAGVKKLVIGHFSARYKEVDSLLEEARQVFPDTVLGQDGMTIQV; this comes from the coding sequence ATGAACTTCACCGTAACCATTCTTGGTTCAGGAGCCGCGATACCTACCTTCGACCGTAATCCAACCGCTCACCTCGTGGAGGTACGCAACCGGTTAATGTTGCTTGATTGCGCGGAGGGTACGCAGATGCAGTTGCGGAAATCAGGTTACCGGTTTCAAAAGGTCAGTCATATTTTTATTTCACATCTTCATGGAGATCATTATTTTGGGTTGATCGGCTTGCTGAATACCCTGCACTTACTTGGCAGGTCTCAGCCATTACATCTCTATGGAATTCAACCTCTTATTCAGCTCATTAACCTCCAGCTTGAGCTCAGCCGGACCACGCTGGCCTACCCGCTGGTCTTTCACCCGTTTGAAACAGAGAATCCTTCCATTATCCTTGATGATGGTGAAATTGCCGTATCGACCATACCGCTTAACCACCGCGTGCCTACCTGTGGATTCCTCATCAGGGAGAAAGCGGAAAAAAGAAAAATTCTGAAAGATTTTTTAAGAAATGTAAAGGTGCCTTTTGAATTTTTTGAAAAGATAAAGGATGGAGAAGATTATACCGATAGCGAAGGCAAGGTATATCCCAATCACCTGATCACAAATGACCCGCCACTGGCTAGGTCTTATGCATATTGCACCGATACGGCCTATCATGAGCCCGTTATCCCTCTTATTAAAAATTGCGACCTGCTTTACCATGAGGCGACTTTTATGGAAGATAAAGCGAAAGATGCCCATGCCAAGTTTCATTCAACAGCAAGAGAGGCAGCTACTATCGCGCTGAAAGCTGGGGTGAAAAAACTGGTGATCGGTCATTTCTCTGCACGGTATAAAGAAGTGGATAGCTTGTTGGAAGAAGCCAGGCAGGTATTTCCTGATACGGTCCTGGGGCAGGATGGGATGACGATTCAGGTTTAA